A stretch of the Streptococcus suis genome encodes the following:
- the radA gene encoding DNA repair protein RadA: MIIAKKKTTFVCQNCEYHSPKYLGRCPNCGSWSSFVEEVEVAEVKNERVSLTGEKTRPMKLNEVSSIQVARTKTNMEEFNRVLGGGVVPGSLVLIGGDPGIGKSTLLLQVSTQLSTIGTVLYVSGEESAQQIKLRAERLGDIDSEFYLYAETNMQSIRTEIEKIKPDFLIIDSIQTIMSPDISSVQGSVSQVREVTNELMQIAKTNNIATFIVGHMTKEGTLAGPRTLEHMVDTVLYFEGERQHTFRILRAVKNRFGSTNEIGIFEMQSQGLVEVLNPSEVFLEERLDGATGSAIVVTMEGTRPILAEVQALVTPSMFGNAKRTTTGLDFNRASLIMAVLEKRAGLLLQNQDAYLKSAGGVKLDEPAIDLAVAVALASSYKDKPTNPQECFIGEIGLTGEIRRVNRIEQRINEAAKLGFTKVYAPKNSLTGIKVPKEITVIGVTTIGEVLQKVFN; this comes from the coding sequence ATCATCATCGCTAAGAAAAAAACAACCTTTGTCTGCCAAAATTGTGAATACCATTCGCCCAAGTATCTGGGCCGTTGCCCCAACTGTGGCTCCTGGTCTAGCTTTGTCGAGGAAGTTGAAGTCGCTGAAGTCAAGAACGAGCGGGTTAGCCTGACAGGTGAGAAGACCCGTCCAATGAAACTCAATGAAGTTTCCTCCATTCAAGTGGCTCGCACCAAGACCAACATGGAGGAGTTTAACCGTGTCCTCGGTGGCGGTGTGGTGCCAGGGAGTCTGGTCCTGATCGGAGGCGATCCAGGGATTGGCAAATCCACCCTACTCTTGCAAGTTTCAACACAGCTTTCGACCATTGGTACCGTCCTCTATGTGTCCGGGGAAGAGTCTGCCCAGCAGATTAAGTTGCGGGCGGAACGTTTGGGCGACATCGACAGCGAGTTCTATCTCTATGCGGAGACCAATATGCAGAGCATTCGGACCGAGATTGAAAAGATTAAGCCAGATTTCCTGATTATCGACTCTATCCAGACCATTATGAGTCCTGACATTTCTAGCGTACAAGGTTCTGTCAGTCAGGTCCGTGAAGTGACCAATGAACTCATGCAAATTGCCAAGACCAACAACATTGCAACCTTTATCGTCGGTCACATGACCAAGGAAGGAACCCTGGCTGGACCGCGGACCTTGGAGCATATGGTAGACACCGTTCTTTATTTTGAAGGCGAGCGGCAGCATACCTTTCGTATCTTGCGGGCGGTCAAAAACCGCTTTGGCTCCACCAACGAAATCGGCATTTTTGAAATGCAGTCACAGGGTTTGGTCGAAGTCCTCAATCCTAGTGAGGTCTTTCTGGAAGAGCGTTTGGACGGGGCGACAGGCTCTGCTATTGTCGTGACCATGGAGGGCACCCGCCCTATCCTTGCGGAAGTGCAGGCTCTGGTGACCCCGAGCATGTTTGGCAATGCCAAGCGGACCACGACAGGCTTGGACTTCAACCGTGCCAGCTTGATTATGGCGGTTTTGGAAAAACGGGCAGGCCTGCTCCTCCAAAACCAAGATGCCTACCTTAAGTCAGCTGGCGGTGTCAAACTGGATGAGCCAGCTATTGACCTGGCGGTCGCAGTTGCCCTTGCCTCCAGTTACAAAGATAAGCCAACCAACCCACAAGAGTGCTTTATAGGCGAGATTGGCCTGACAGGTGAAATCCGCCGTGTCAATCGGATTGAGCAACGGATTAACGAAGCCGCTAAATTGGGCTTTACCAAGGTCTATGCTCCTAAAAATTCCCTGACCGGTATCAAGGTGCCCAAGGAAATCACGGTTATCGGCGTGACAACAATTGGCGAAGTTCTGCAGAAAGTGTTTAACTAA
- a CDS encoding carbonic anhydrase yields the protein MSYFEHFMQANKAYVDLHGDYHLPLRPKTRVAIVTCMDSRLHVAQALGLALGDAHILRNAGGRVTDDMIRSLVISQQQMGTREIVVLHHTDCGAQTFTNEDFARLIHKELGIDVTGQDFLPFTDVADSVREDMELLRKSPLIPEDVVINGAVYNVDTGVMTEVK from the coding sequence ATGTCATATTTTGAACATTTTATGCAAGCTAATAAAGCGTATGTTGATTTACATGGAGATTATCACTTACCATTGCGTCCCAAGACTAGGGTGGCCATTGTAACTTGTATGGATTCACGTTTGCACGTAGCGCAGGCACTTGGTTTGGCATTAGGGGACGCACACATTCTGCGGAATGCGGGTGGGCGAGTGACGGACGACATGATTCGTTCTTTAGTCATTTCCCAGCAACAAATGGGAACGCGTGAGATTGTTGTCCTACATCATACGGATTGTGGAGCTCAGACCTTTACGAATGAAGACTTTGCACGCCTTATTCATAAGGAATTGGGTATAGATGTAACGGGACAGGATTTCTTGCCATTTACAGATGTAGCAGACAGTGTTCGTGAGGACATGGAATTGCTTCGTAAATCTCCACTAATTCCAGAGGATGTTGTTATCAACGGTGCTGTATATAACGTGGATACAGGTGTGATGACAGAAGTTAAATAA
- a CDS encoding TIGR00266 family protein, with protein sequence MSDNRMKYTIDSNMQFPLVEIALEAGESAYIQQGSMVYHTPSVTLNTKLNARSGSGFGKLMGAIGRSMVSGESMFITQAVSNSNDGKIALAPSTPGQVIALELGAQQYRLNDSAFLALDGSVQYKMERQSVGKAFFGGQGGLFVMTTEGYGTLLANAFGSIKKIELTGGSITIDNAHVVAWSRELDYNIHMENGFLQSIGTGEGIVNTFSGYGEIYVQSLNIETFAQVIGNHIVRTGGDGGGGSTSLLDAIF encoded by the coding sequence ATGTCAGATAATCGAATGAAATACACGATTGATAGTAATATGCAATTTCCTTTAGTAGAGATTGCTTTGGAAGCTGGTGAGTCAGCTTATATCCAGCAGGGAAGTATGGTTTACCACACGCCAAGCGTAACATTGAATACTAAGCTCAATGCGCGCAGTGGTTCTGGTTTTGGTAAACTCATGGGAGCTATCGGTCGCTCCATGGTATCAGGGGAATCCATGTTTATCACCCAAGCAGTTTCGAATAGTAATGACGGAAAAATAGCTTTGGCTCCTTCTACTCCTGGACAGGTCATTGCCTTAGAACTTGGAGCTCAACAATATCGCCTAAATGATAGTGCATTTCTTGCTCTTGATGGTTCTGTTCAGTATAAGATGGAACGTCAAAGTGTAGGTAAAGCTTTCTTTGGTGGTCAGGGTGGTCTCTTTGTTATGACCACTGAGGGTTACGGTACTCTTTTAGCAAATGCCTTTGGTTCAATTAAGAAAATTGAGTTAACAGGTGGTAGTATTACAATTGATAATGCGCATGTCGTTGCTTGGAGCCGAGAACTAGATTACAATATCCATATGGAAAATGGTTTCTTGCAATCAATTGGTACAGGTGAAGGGATTGTCAATACATTCTCAGGTTACGGTGAAATCTATGTACAAAGTTTGAATATTGAAACCTTTGCTCAAGTTATCGGTAATCATATTGTCCGTACAGGTGGCGACGGTGGTGGTGGTAGCACATCACTTCTTGATGCGATTTTTTAA
- a CDS encoding glutamate--tRNA ligase, translating into MTKPIRVRYAPSPTGLLHIGNARTALFNYLFARHHGGTFLIRIEDTDRKRHVEDGERSQLENLRWLGIDWDESPETHEQYRQSERLDIYQKYVDQLLAEGKAYKSYVTEEELVAERERQEAAGETPRYINEYLGMSEDEKTAYIAEREAAGIFPTVRLAVNEAGIYKWNDMVKGEIEFEGGNIGGDWVIQKRDGYPTYNFAVVIDDHLMGISHVIRGDDHIANTPKQLMVYEALGWEAPEFGHMTLIINSETGKKLSKRDTNTLQFIEDYRRKGYMPEAVFNFIGLLGWNPGGEEEIFSREQFIQLFDEKRLSKSPAAFDQKKMDWMSNEYIKNADLETIFNLAKPFLEEAGRLTDKAEKLVELYKPQLSSADEIVGLTDLFFSDFPELTEEEREVMAGETVPTVLNAFKEKLEAMTDEDFQPGNIFLQIKAVQKETGIKGKNLFMPIRIAVSGEMHGPELPNTIYLLGREKSIQHIENMLKSL; encoded by the coding sequence ATGACTAAACCAATTCGTGTGCGTTATGCACCAAGTCCAACTGGGCTTTTACATATCGGAAATGCCCGTACAGCATTGTTTAACTATCTTTTTGCCCGCCATCACGGCGGTACTTTCCTTATTCGTATTGAAGACACTGACCGTAAACGTCATGTGGAAGACGGAGAGCGCTCTCAGCTTGAAAACCTGCGTTGGTTGGGTATTGATTGGGATGAGAGTCCAGAAACTCATGAGCAATACCGTCAATCAGAGCGTTTGGATATTTACCAAAAGTATGTTGATCAGCTCTTGGCAGAAGGCAAGGCCTACAAGTCTTACGTGACAGAAGAAGAATTGGTAGCGGAGCGTGAGCGTCAAGAAGCTGCGGGCGAAACACCTCGCTACATCAATGAATACCTGGGTATGTCTGAAGATGAAAAAACAGCCTACATCGCAGAGCGTGAGGCGGCTGGCATTTTCCCGACTGTTCGCTTGGCTGTCAACGAAGCTGGTATTTACAAGTGGAATGACATGGTTAAGGGCGAAATCGAGTTCGAAGGTGGTAATATCGGTGGTGACTGGGTTATCCAGAAACGCGACGGTTACCCAACCTATAACTTTGCCGTTGTCATTGACGATCATTTGATGGGCATTTCTCACGTTATCCGTGGGGATGACCACATTGCAAATACACCTAAGCAACTCATGGTCTACGAAGCACTTGGTTGGGAAGCACCAGAGTTTGGTCACATGACCTTGATTATCAATTCTGAAACTGGTAAAAAACTGTCCAAACGTGATACCAACACCCTTCAGTTTATCGAAGATTACCGTCGTAAGGGTTACATGCCTGAAGCTGTCTTCAACTTTATCGGTCTCTTGGGTTGGAACCCGGGTGGTGAAGAGGAAATCTTCTCTCGTGAGCAATTTATCCAACTCTTCGATGAAAAACGCCTCAGCAAGTCACCAGCAGCCTTTGACCAAAAGAAAATGGACTGGATGAGCAATGAGTACATCAAAAATGCTGATTTAGAAACTATTTTCAACCTTGCCAAACCATTCTTGGAAGAAGCAGGTCGCTTGACAGATAAGGCAGAGAAATTAGTGGAACTTTACAAGCCACAATTATCTTCTGCAGATGAAATTGTGGGTTTGACAGACCTTTTCTTCTCTGATTTCCCAGAATTGACAGAGGAAGAAAGAGAAGTGATGGCGGGAGAAACTGTTCCGACTGTTTTAAATGCCTTCAAGGAAAAATTGGAAGCCATGACAGACGAAGATTTCCAACCAGGCAATATTTTCCTACAAATCAAGGCAGTCCAAAAAGAAACAGGTATCAAGGGCAAAAACCTCTTCATGCCAATCCGTATCGCCGTTTCGGGTGAAATGCATGGACCAGAGTTGCCAAATACTATTTACCTGCTCGGCCGTGAGAAATCTATCCAGCATATTGAGAATATGTTGAAATCTTTGTAA
- a CDS encoding adenylate kinase, whose protein sequence is MILLLTGASHTGKTTAAQTILEKQHINYLSIDHLKMGLIRSGQTKLTVEDDKELTDYLWPIVVEIIKTAIENQQNLVVEGCYIPFDWQKDLEAKYLSHIRYTCLIFSENYIKEHFSTIKAFANITEKRIDDSWATEELLLQDNAYYLENCEKYNLNYILIDQEYDINPLI, encoded by the coding sequence ATGATTTTATTGCTAACTGGTGCCAGTCACACTGGTAAAACAACCGCCGCTCAAACCATATTGGAAAAACAACACATCAACTATCTTTCTATTGACCATCTGAAAATGGGCTTAATACGTAGTGGTCAAACCAAACTGACAGTCGAAGATGACAAGGAGTTGACAGACTACTTATGGCCCATTGTTGTCGAAATCATCAAAACAGCTATTGAAAATCAACAAAACCTCGTGGTTGAAGGCTGCTACATTCCATTCGATTGGCAGAAGGATTTAGAAGCTAAATATCTCTCCCACATTCGCTATACTTGTCTGATTTTCTCAGAAAACTATATCAAGGAGCATTTTTCAACCATCAAAGCCTTTGCCAACATCACCGAAAAGAGAATAGATGACTCTTGGGCGACTGAGGAACTGCTCCTGCAAGATAACGCTTATTATTTAGAAAACTGTGAGAAATATAACCTCAACTATATTCTGATTGATCAAGAATACGATATTAATCCACTCATATAA
- a CDS encoding MerR family transcriptional regulator produces MKTGQVMQQFGIKRDTLRFYTEQGLLQPQLVNGNYYWNEEEINNLENILGLRQLGLSVKAIIRIKDLHDTKCGSLEQLKENKQVILDEIADRDKQILLLQEQKENLENLLQQINNKLEESQ; encoded by the coding sequence ATGAAAACAGGACAAGTTATGCAACAATTTGGTATCAAACGCGATACGCTTCGTTTCTACACCGAACAGGGATTGCTACAACCTCAGCTGGTTAACGGTAACTACTACTGGAACGAAGAAGAAATCAACAACCTAGAAAATATACTAGGACTTCGCCAGTTAGGCCTATCTGTGAAAGCTATTATCCGTATCAAAGACCTTCACGACACCAAATGCGGCAGTCTCGAACAGCTAAAAGAAAACAAACAGGTCATACTGGATGAAATTGCCGACCGTGATAAACAAATCCTCCTGCTCCAAGAACAGAAGGAAAATCTAGAAAATTTACTCCAGCAGATTAATAACAAACTAGAGGAAAGCCAATGA